One genomic segment of Oreochromis aureus strain Israel breed Guangdong linkage group 9, ZZ_aureus, whole genome shotgun sequence includes these proteins:
- the fbxo15 gene encoding F-box only protein 15 isoform X2, with translation MAASKAVVPGRALRTSKRVDKSSPASTQRSMERLPSEILIKILSYLDASTLCSISHINKLFYQLANSNALWRKLYIADLSKNKKCMDKSLLRMATMEVQDRAEGYYKRLYFKTVAECDMIKWTRRLGLISIHTGLPSQTENLNVTWELTVMDKSGHESTLEQSRSQFTETSVTLCWSGGDRLPDYQQTSILQLYGVRRLACVSPKRPVCRSLMAKLDMQTLTKNMQVIGQDRLVQLKLLQPGIIIGVWRDQCSVAFIMFTLHFHKLVERSTQGSSVCSYVEPVVQPPFCDIDPEYGLHGYQLHIVLHNTVCELMSGSFSQLFCRRTQISDGLIQLTVISSANLSQHTPLSGDITLPWRCEALQGTVENCCIMSLTLLDEFRKPFKCVTSPVSAELERTPVCYDYDSEHYLMHYQDSDIQVKMRLVWMNEQKQFILISLVVYVSVCYVNKYFSRDY, from the exons ATGGCGGCTTCGAAAGCAGTCGTTCCCGGACGAGCATTAAGGACGTCCAAAAGAGTTGACAAATCATCCCCAGCGTCCACTCAGAGATCTATGGAAAG ACTGCCATCTGAGATCCTGATTAAGATTTTGTCATACCTGGATGCTTCCACACTTTGCAGCATAAGCCACATCAATAAGCTCTTCTATCAGCTTGCCAACAGCAA TGCTCTGTGGAGAAAGCTTTACATTGCGGATTTAAGCAAGAATAAAAAGTGCATGGACAAATCTCTGTTGAGGATGGCCACGATGGAGGTGCAGGATCGAGCCGAAGGTTACTATAAGAGGCTGTACTTCAAGACTGTAGCCGAATGTGACATGATCAAGTGGACGAGGCGGCTTGGACTCATCAGTATTCACACAGGGCTGCCCAGCCAAACAGA AAACTTGAACGTCACCTGGGAACTGACAGTCATGGATAAGTCAGGGCATGAGAGCACTTTGGAGCAGAGCCGGTCCCAGTTCACTGAGACTTCAGTGACACTGTGCTGGAGCGGAGGAGACCGTTTGCCCGACTACCAGCAGACTTCCATCCTTCAGCTCTACGGTGTCAGGAGGCTAGCCTGCGTCAGCCCAAAGAG ACCTGTTTGTAGGTCCCTCATGGCAAAGTTAGACATGCAGACTCTAACTAAGAACATGCAAGTCATTGGCCAGGACAGATTGGTGCAGCTTAAGTTGCTACAGCCTGGCATCATCATCGGTGTCTGGAGG gaCCAGTGCTCAGTTGCCTTTATCATGTTCACCCTCCACTTCCACAAGCTGGTGGAAAGAAGCACTCAGGGATCTTCTGTTTG TTCCTATGTAGAGCCGGTGGTCCAACCCCCTTTCTGCGATATAGACCCTGAATACGGTCTCCATGGTTACCAGCTACACATTGTTCTCCACAACACTGTATGCGAGCTCATGTCCGGAAGCTTTTCCCAGCTCTTCTGCCGCAGAA CTCAGATCTCTGATGGGCTGATCCAGCTAACCGTCATTAGCAGCGCAAACTTGTCCCAGCACACACCTCTGTCTGGCGACATCACCCTGCCCTGGCGTTGTGAGGCCCTGCAGGGCACAGTGGAG AATTGCTGCATTATGAGTCTGACTCTGCTAGATGAATTTAGGAAGCCCTTCAAGTGTGTCACCTCGCCCGTTTCAGCGGAGCTGGAAAGGACGCCCGTGTGCTACGACTATGACAGTGAGCACTACCTGATGCACTATCAGGACTCCGACATCCAGGTGAAGATGAGGCTTGTGTGGATGAATGAACAGAAGCAGTTTATTCTCATCAGTTTAGTTGTCTATGTGAGTGTTTGCTATGTAAACAAGTATTTCAGTAGAGATTACTGA
- the fbxo15 gene encoding F-box only protein 15 isoform X4 → MAASKAVVPGRALRTSKRVDKSSPASTQRSMERLPSEILIKILSYLDASTLCSISHINKLFYQLANSNALWRKLYIADLSKNKKCMDKSLLRMATMEVQDRAEGYYKRLYFKTVAECDMIKWTRRLGLISIHTGLPSQTEWVLRNLNVTWELTVMDKSGHESTLEQSRSQFTETSVTLCWSGGDRLPDYQQTSILQLYGVRRLACVSPKSSYVEPVVQPPFCDIDPEYGLHGYQLHIVLHNTVCELMSGSFSQLFCRRTQISDGLIQLTVISSANLSQHTPLSGDITLPWRCEALQGTVENCCIMSLTLLDEFRKPFKCVTSPVSAELERTPVCYDYDSEHYLMHYQDSDIQVKMRLVWMNEQKQFILISLVVYVSVCYVNKYFSRDY, encoded by the exons ATGGCGGCTTCGAAAGCAGTCGTTCCCGGACGAGCATTAAGGACGTCCAAAAGAGTTGACAAATCATCCCCAGCGTCCACTCAGAGATCTATGGAAAG ACTGCCATCTGAGATCCTGATTAAGATTTTGTCATACCTGGATGCTTCCACACTTTGCAGCATAAGCCACATCAATAAGCTCTTCTATCAGCTTGCCAACAGCAA TGCTCTGTGGAGAAAGCTTTACATTGCGGATTTAAGCAAGAATAAAAAGTGCATGGACAAATCTCTGTTGAGGATGGCCACGATGGAGGTGCAGGATCGAGCCGAAGGTTACTATAAGAGGCTGTACTTCAAGACTGTAGCCGAATGTGACATGATCAAGTGGACGAGGCGGCTTGGACTCATCAGTATTCACACAGGGCTGCCCAGCCAAACAGAGTGGGTCCTCAG AAACTTGAACGTCACCTGGGAACTGACAGTCATGGATAAGTCAGGGCATGAGAGCACTTTGGAGCAGAGCCGGTCCCAGTTCACTGAGACTTCAGTGACACTGTGCTGGAGCGGAGGAGACCGTTTGCCCGACTACCAGCAGACTTCCATCCTTCAGCTCTACGGTGTCAGGAGGCTAGCCTGCGTCAGCCCAAAGAG TTCCTATGTAGAGCCGGTGGTCCAACCCCCTTTCTGCGATATAGACCCTGAATACGGTCTCCATGGTTACCAGCTACACATTGTTCTCCACAACACTGTATGCGAGCTCATGTCCGGAAGCTTTTCCCAGCTCTTCTGCCGCAGAA CTCAGATCTCTGATGGGCTGATCCAGCTAACCGTCATTAGCAGCGCAAACTTGTCCCAGCACACACCTCTGTCTGGCGACATCACCCTGCCCTGGCGTTGTGAGGCCCTGCAGGGCACAGTGGAG AATTGCTGCATTATGAGTCTGACTCTGCTAGATGAATTTAGGAAGCCCTTCAAGTGTGTCACCTCGCCCGTTTCAGCGGAGCTGGAAAGGACGCCCGTGTGCTACGACTATGACAGTGAGCACTACCTGATGCACTATCAGGACTCCGACATCCAGGTGAAGATGAGGCTTGTGTGGATGAATGAACAGAAGCAGTTTATTCTCATCAGTTTAGTTGTCTATGTGAGTGTTTGCTATGTAAACAAGTATTTCAGTAGAGATTACTGA
- the fbxo15 gene encoding F-box only protein 15 isoform X1 has protein sequence MAASKAVVPGRALRTSKRVDKSSPASTQRSMERLPSEILIKILSYLDASTLCSISHINKLFYQLANSNALWRKLYIADLSKNKKCMDKSLLRMATMEVQDRAEGYYKRLYFKTVAECDMIKWTRRLGLISIHTGLPSQTEWVLRNLNVTWELTVMDKSGHESTLEQSRSQFTETSVTLCWSGGDRLPDYQQTSILQLYGVRRLACVSPKRPVCRSLMAKLDMQTLTKNMQVIGQDRLVQLKLLQPGIIIGVWRDQCSVAFIMFTLHFHKLVERSTQGSSVCSYVEPVVQPPFCDIDPEYGLHGYQLHIVLHNTVCELMSGSFSQLFCRRTQISDGLIQLTVISSANLSQHTPLSGDITLPWRCEALQGTVENCCIMSLTLLDEFRKPFKCVTSPVSAELERTPVCYDYDSEHYLMHYQDSDIQVKMRLVWMNEQKQFILISLVVYVSVCYVNKYFSRDY, from the exons ATGGCGGCTTCGAAAGCAGTCGTTCCCGGACGAGCATTAAGGACGTCCAAAAGAGTTGACAAATCATCCCCAGCGTCCACTCAGAGATCTATGGAAAG ACTGCCATCTGAGATCCTGATTAAGATTTTGTCATACCTGGATGCTTCCACACTTTGCAGCATAAGCCACATCAATAAGCTCTTCTATCAGCTTGCCAACAGCAA TGCTCTGTGGAGAAAGCTTTACATTGCGGATTTAAGCAAGAATAAAAAGTGCATGGACAAATCTCTGTTGAGGATGGCCACGATGGAGGTGCAGGATCGAGCCGAAGGTTACTATAAGAGGCTGTACTTCAAGACTGTAGCCGAATGTGACATGATCAAGTGGACGAGGCGGCTTGGACTCATCAGTATTCACACAGGGCTGCCCAGCCAAACAGAGTGGGTCCTCAG AAACTTGAACGTCACCTGGGAACTGACAGTCATGGATAAGTCAGGGCATGAGAGCACTTTGGAGCAGAGCCGGTCCCAGTTCACTGAGACTTCAGTGACACTGTGCTGGAGCGGAGGAGACCGTTTGCCCGACTACCAGCAGACTTCCATCCTTCAGCTCTACGGTGTCAGGAGGCTAGCCTGCGTCAGCCCAAAGAG ACCTGTTTGTAGGTCCCTCATGGCAAAGTTAGACATGCAGACTCTAACTAAGAACATGCAAGTCATTGGCCAGGACAGATTGGTGCAGCTTAAGTTGCTACAGCCTGGCATCATCATCGGTGTCTGGAGG gaCCAGTGCTCAGTTGCCTTTATCATGTTCACCCTCCACTTCCACAAGCTGGTGGAAAGAAGCACTCAGGGATCTTCTGTTTG TTCCTATGTAGAGCCGGTGGTCCAACCCCCTTTCTGCGATATAGACCCTGAATACGGTCTCCATGGTTACCAGCTACACATTGTTCTCCACAACACTGTATGCGAGCTCATGTCCGGAAGCTTTTCCCAGCTCTTCTGCCGCAGAA CTCAGATCTCTGATGGGCTGATCCAGCTAACCGTCATTAGCAGCGCAAACTTGTCCCAGCACACACCTCTGTCTGGCGACATCACCCTGCCCTGGCGTTGTGAGGCCCTGCAGGGCACAGTGGAG AATTGCTGCATTATGAGTCTGACTCTGCTAGATGAATTTAGGAAGCCCTTCAAGTGTGTCACCTCGCCCGTTTCAGCGGAGCTGGAAAGGACGCCCGTGTGCTACGACTATGACAGTGAGCACTACCTGATGCACTATCAGGACTCCGACATCCAGGTGAAGATGAGGCTTGTGTGGATGAATGAACAGAAGCAGTTTATTCTCATCAGTTTAGTTGTCTATGTGAGTGTTTGCTATGTAAACAAGTATTTCAGTAGAGATTACTGA
- the fbxo15 gene encoding F-box only protein 15 isoform X3, which yields MAASKAVVPGRALRTSKRVDKSSPASTQRSMERLPSEILIKILSYLDASTLCSISHINKLFYQLANSNALWRKLYIADLSKNKKCMDKSLLRMATMEVQDRAEGYYKRLYFKTVAECDMIKWTRRLGLISIHTGLPSQTEWVLRNLNVTWELTVMDKSGHESTLEQSRSQFTETSVTLCWSGGDRLPDYQQTSILQLYGVRRLACVSPKRPVCRSLMAKLDMQTLTKNMQVIGQDRLVQLKLLQPGIIIGVWRDQCSVAFIMFTLHFHKLVERSTQGSSVCSYVEPVVQPPFCDIDPEYGLHGYQLHIVLHNTVCELMSGSFSQLFCRRTQISDGLIQLTVISSANLSQHTPLSGDITLPWRCEALQGTVERSWKGRPCATTMTVSTT from the exons ATGGCGGCTTCGAAAGCAGTCGTTCCCGGACGAGCATTAAGGACGTCCAAAAGAGTTGACAAATCATCCCCAGCGTCCACTCAGAGATCTATGGAAAG ACTGCCATCTGAGATCCTGATTAAGATTTTGTCATACCTGGATGCTTCCACACTTTGCAGCATAAGCCACATCAATAAGCTCTTCTATCAGCTTGCCAACAGCAA TGCTCTGTGGAGAAAGCTTTACATTGCGGATTTAAGCAAGAATAAAAAGTGCATGGACAAATCTCTGTTGAGGATGGCCACGATGGAGGTGCAGGATCGAGCCGAAGGTTACTATAAGAGGCTGTACTTCAAGACTGTAGCCGAATGTGACATGATCAAGTGGACGAGGCGGCTTGGACTCATCAGTATTCACACAGGGCTGCCCAGCCAAACAGAGTGGGTCCTCAG AAACTTGAACGTCACCTGGGAACTGACAGTCATGGATAAGTCAGGGCATGAGAGCACTTTGGAGCAGAGCCGGTCCCAGTTCACTGAGACTTCAGTGACACTGTGCTGGAGCGGAGGAGACCGTTTGCCCGACTACCAGCAGACTTCCATCCTTCAGCTCTACGGTGTCAGGAGGCTAGCCTGCGTCAGCCCAAAGAG ACCTGTTTGTAGGTCCCTCATGGCAAAGTTAGACATGCAGACTCTAACTAAGAACATGCAAGTCATTGGCCAGGACAGATTGGTGCAGCTTAAGTTGCTACAGCCTGGCATCATCATCGGTGTCTGGAGG gaCCAGTGCTCAGTTGCCTTTATCATGTTCACCCTCCACTTCCACAAGCTGGTGGAAAGAAGCACTCAGGGATCTTCTGTTTG TTCCTATGTAGAGCCGGTGGTCCAACCCCCTTTCTGCGATATAGACCCTGAATACGGTCTCCATGGTTACCAGCTACACATTGTTCTCCACAACACTGTATGCGAGCTCATGTCCGGAAGCTTTTCCCAGCTCTTCTGCCGCAGAA CTCAGATCTCTGATGGGCTGATCCAGCTAACCGTCATTAGCAGCGCAAACTTGTCCCAGCACACACCTCTGTCTGGCGACATCACCCTGCCCTGGCGTTGTGAGGCCCTGCAGGGCACAGTGGAG CGGAGCTGGAAAGGACGCCCGTGTGCTACGACTATGACAGTGAGCACTACCTGA